The following proteins are co-located in the Brevibacillus laterosporus DSM 25 genome:
- the liaF gene encoding cell wall-active antibiotics response protein LiaF, with protein MKFSRVEKMVAGTIIIFVGLGLFLNNLGLIFFSIFSLWPLLLIFWGYRFWKRGRKITGGILLTIGILNIFQEWFGIAIHNLFGFIFSLFFIYYGIRLIRRKGRNKNEFGPDFTYTEEKIQETSSNSQSTSTPKQDELDLAMDALLKERQRQKAQVNMQDGIQSEPTSQSSFTSEQNNQKAKKEPYSQAGPRIEGECYSGSYYSDTGPDEPIFSKDGAQKEQRKSSDKTFHKSFDKTFYDHVHIHNPQDTRSSLIGDYRLISGRFELKNMRIWQGIGDVVIDLSRAVIPEKEGTLVVNGWIGDVTIYVPIDMPVQVMAEVTIGELEVLGHRQNGITRKVMLSTHNYAEATEKVKIIISLWVGDIDVKYI; from the coding sequence TTGAAATTTTCTCGCGTAGAAAAAATGGTAGCTGGTACCATTATCATCTTTGTTGGTTTAGGTCTCTTCCTCAATAATTTAGGGCTGATTTTTTTTAGCATTTTTTCCTTATGGCCTCTGCTATTAATTTTTTGGGGGTATCGATTTTGGAAAAGAGGAAGAAAAATTACTGGTGGTATCTTATTAACCATTGGTATTCTTAATATTTTTCAGGAATGGTTTGGCATTGCCATCCACAATTTGTTTGGCTTTATTTTTTCCCTGTTCTTTATCTACTATGGCATTCGATTAATACGTCGTAAAGGTCGAAATAAGAATGAATTTGGCCCAGACTTCACTTATACAGAAGAGAAGATACAAGAAACATCCTCTAATTCACAATCAACATCGACACCTAAGCAGGATGAGTTAGATCTTGCAATGGATGCGTTACTAAAGGAGAGACAACGGCAAAAGGCACAAGTAAACATGCAGGATGGTATTCAGTCTGAGCCGACGAGTCAAAGTTCCTTTACAAGTGAACAGAATAATCAAAAGGCAAAGAAGGAGCCGTATTCACAGGCTGGGCCTAGGATTGAAGGTGAATGCTATTCTGGCTCTTATTATTCTGATACAGGGCCTGATGAACCTATTTTTTCAAAGGACGGTGCTCAAAAAGAACAGCGTAAATCGAGCGATAAAACCTTTCATAAAAGCTTTGATAAAACGTTCTATGATCATGTTCACATTCATAATCCTCAAGATACACGCAGTTCGTTGATTGGTGATTATCGATTGATTTCAGGCCGCTTTGAGCTAAAAAATATGCGGATTTGGCAAGGGATCGGCGATGTGGTAATTGATCTTTCTCGTGCTGTGATTCCTGAAAAAGAAGGAACGCTAGTCGTCAACGGCTGGATTGGAGATGTCACGATCTATGTTCCGATCGATATGCCGGTACAGGTGATGGCAGAAGTAACTATCGGAGAATTGGAAGTACTAGGCCATCGTCAAAATGGAATTACGCGTAAAGTGATGTTGTCCACTCATAACTACGCTGAAGCTACTGAAAAAGTAAAAATCATCATTTCGCTCTGGGTGGGCGATATTGATGTCAAGTACATCTGA
- a CDS encoding N-acetylmuramoyl-L-alanine amidase family protein: protein MTTFVMIDPGHGGIDPGGGTNSLFKEKDLVLKISLYQHQRFLDLNIPAMLTRSADMTLGSDQRTSLVRNSGARYCLCNHVNSGGGSGAEGIYSIHASSAMARSLFEEIETAGMPVRRIYTRTLPNNPQLDYYFMHRDTGNVETVIIEYGFADNPADAQFLNTKWKDLAEAVVRGFAEFANLPYTPPSSTSPKPEPPNDWKEEAVNWLYQEGILTNEDWRQNIDKPLPLWAEAIVLRRLYEKIMKK, encoded by the coding sequence ATGACTACTTTCGTCATGATCGACCCTGGACATGGTGGCATTGATCCAGGAGGGGGAACCAACAGCTTGTTTAAAGAAAAAGACCTCGTATTAAAGATTTCCCTTTATCAGCATCAACGCTTTTTAGACTTAAATATTCCAGCTATGCTTACTCGTTCCGCAGATATGACGCTTGGAAGCGACCAGCGTACATCATTAGTTCGTAATAGCGGAGCACGTTATTGCCTATGTAATCATGTTAACTCAGGTGGCGGTTCCGGGGCAGAAGGAATCTATTCCATTCACGCCTCCTCAGCCATGGCTCGTTCTCTTTTTGAGGAAATCGAGACAGCTGGTATGCCTGTGAGACGGATCTATACGCGTACTCTTCCCAATAATCCCCAACTTGATTACTATTTTATGCATCGAGACACAGGAAATGTAGAAACGGTCATAATCGAATATGGATTTGCAGATAACCCAGCAGATGCCCAGTTCTTAAATACGAAGTGGAAGGATTTAGCGGAAGCCGTTGTTCGTGGCTTTGCTGAGTTTGCCAATCTACCTTATACTCCCCCATCGAGTACTTCACCAAAGCCTGAACCACCTAATGATTGGAAAGAAGAAGCTGTTAACTGGCTTTACCAAGAAGGTATTTTAACGAATGAGGATTGGCGACAAAATATTGATAAACCTTTGCCGTTATGGGCAGAAGCCATCGTGTTGCGTCGTTTATACGAAAAAATAATGAAAAAATGA
- a CDS encoding LiaF transmembrane domain-containing protein — protein MQGQSGKIFLGLTLIVVGVLVLLDKLGLGIDRLIPMFIAGLLMVYGCKKVLSAGSTGNKGWGIFVFLFGLLMLLNKLSLLFGCMLAIAIIYCGFKVMKSQRHTSQHESTPSMWEREWAQSVLREDKLDRWEYEVKKRQHKDLF, from the coding sequence TTGCAAGGGCAATCCGGAAAAATATTTCTGGGGCTTACGCTGATTGTCGTAGGGGTACTGGTATTGCTTGACAAACTAGGGCTAGGAATCGACAGGTTAATCCCCATGTTTATCGCAGGACTGTTAATGGTCTATGGTTGCAAAAAGGTGTTAAGCGCTGGCTCAACAGGAAATAAAGGATGGGGAATATTTGTTTTCCTCTTCGGGCTATTAATGCTCTTAAATAAATTGAGCTTGCTATTTGGTTGCATGTTAGCAATTGCGATCATCTACTGTGGATTTAAAGTAATGAAAAGCCAACGACATACTTCCCAGCATGAATCAACTCCATCGATGTGGGAGAGAGAGTGGGCACAGAGTGTGTTACGAGAAGATAAGCTAGATCGTTGGGAATACGAGGTAAAGAAACGTCAACATAAGGATTTGTTTTGA
- a CDS encoding metallophosphoesterase has translation MKKFMPKRSKFFTANSGVDVIGDIHGCYEEFIELLSVLGYTFDAKDQLYKHPMGRKILSLGDITSRGPESLKLLDFFIRHIKEGLAEMVDSNHGWKIARWLDGRRVMLAHGDELVEQQFERYETEHGARRTAQFRYASLQLLMSAPSHIIVKYRGKKALVAVHAGIKDSYIGEDSPTIQNFCRYGDVAGLGPDGRPIRKDWTVEHLSDMLIIWGHDPRPEPERSERQNAINIDQGCVFGGKLTAYRFPEDELVSVVAKTNYSGLDDTPLTRYVKKK, from the coding sequence ATGAAAAAGTTTATGCCGAAGCGATCCAAATTCTTCACAGCAAATAGTGGAGTAGATGTCATCGGAGATATACATGGTTGCTATGAAGAATTTATTGAACTGTTGTCGGTGCTCGGCTACACGTTCGATGCAAAGGATCAGCTATATAAACATCCTATGGGAAGAAAGATATTGTCACTGGGAGATATTACGAGTAGGGGGCCTGAATCACTTAAGCTGCTTGATTTTTTTATCAGGCATATAAAAGAGGGGCTAGCTGAGATGGTAGACAGCAATCATGGCTGGAAAATTGCACGTTGGCTAGATGGAAGACGTGTCATGCTAGCGCATGGTGATGAGTTAGTGGAACAACAATTTGAACGTTACGAAACGGAACACGGGGCACGACGCACTGCTCAATTTCGTTATGCCAGTTTGCAATTGCTCATGTCAGCACCTTCGCATATTATTGTGAAGTATCGAGGTAAAAAAGCCTTGGTTGCAGTGCATGCTGGGATTAAGGACAGTTATATTGGGGAGGATTCACCGACCATCCAAAACTTTTGTCGATATGGAGATGTTGCAGGTTTGGGTCCAGATGGAAGGCCTATCCGCAAAGATTGGACGGTAGAGCATTTATCCGATATGTTAATCATTTGGGGACATGATCCTCGCCCAGAACCAGAACGCAGTGAGAGGCAGAACGCGATTAATATTGACCAGGGATGTGTGTTTGGGGGGAAGTTAACTGCTTATCGGTTCCCAGAAGATGAGCTTGTCAGCGTTGTGGCTAAAACCAATTATTCCGGTTTGGATGATACTCCACTCACACGTTATGTGAAAAAGAAATAG
- a CDS encoding TetR family transcriptional regulator has translation MASISDGKYNKILEAAIDVISEKGLDKTSISDIVKKAGIAQGTFYLYFSSKKALIPAIADNLLTTTLERIKEKIQGKENFWDALEIVIDETFNITDSYKEIIVLCYSGLAIDYSMEKWEAIYRPYYHWFEVILNKAINDNEIINDINVERMAKMIINLVENAAERFYIGRDQDDTVDIVKAETYSFIKRSLLKK, from the coding sequence ATAGCTAGCATTTCTGACGGAAAATACAATAAAATTTTAGAAGCTGCCATTGACGTCATTTCAGAAAAAGGACTTGATAAGACTTCCATTTCAGATATCGTAAAAAAAGCAGGAATTGCCCAAGGAACTTTTTATTTATATTTTTCATCTAAAAAGGCTTTAATACCAGCCATTGCAGATAATCTTCTCACAACTACTTTAGAAAGAATTAAGGAAAAGATCCAAGGGAAAGAAAACTTTTGGGACGCCTTAGAAATTGTGATTGACGAAACCTTTAACATAACAGATTCATATAAAGAGATTATTGTCCTTTGTTATTCCGGTCTTGCCATAGATTATTCAATGGAAAAATGGGAAGCGATATACCGTCCCTATTATCATTGGTTTGAAGTTATATTAAATAAAGCCATAAACGATAACGAGATCATCAATGACATTAATGTGGAACGAATGGCAAAAATGATTATCAACCTTGTTGAAAATGCGGCTGAACGATTTTATATAGGGCGCGATCAGGATGATACTGTGGATATCGTTAAGGCGGAGACCTATAGCTTCATCAAAAGATCACTGTTAAAAAAATAA
- a CDS encoding sensor histidine kinase, producing the protein MKQSYSTLKSIQWQAVQQALFWTNSTVLTMFGIFLWIGHFSKDRPEVNEWLAKYLHVSVNVDFSWRIFFFQLVVGLLVATVVGLVSGYIAGNLLKKRLYSLWEATMNLERGMLSYRVPELGSDEIGELGWQLNRLAAKWEGQVASLQRLSTHNAELHDQVKVAAVTEERQRLARELHDAVSQQLFAIAMTTAAIKRLIDKNPSRAAQQIELVEEMAAGAQAEMRALLLHLRPATLQNKSLGEAVEELLEELKIKHTLDINWEISNIANIPNGIEDQLFRILQEALSNSLRHSRAHSITIKLFTLQGHVRLRIADDGIGFDPDGEKMTSYGLVSMRERVDEIGGAMEIYSSPGNGTQIEIRVPLLLDVHPKGVDGENDPGIISR; encoded by the coding sequence ATGAAACAATCATATTCGACATTAAAAAGCATTCAATGGCAGGCGGTTCAACAAGCGCTGTTCTGGACAAACAGCACGGTGTTGACGATGTTCGGTATTTTCTTATGGATCGGTCATTTTAGTAAGGATCGACCAGAAGTTAATGAGTGGTTGGCCAAATATCTACACGTATCTGTGAACGTTGATTTTAGCTGGCGTATCTTCTTTTTCCAATTAGTTGTGGGATTATTAGTGGCTACTGTTGTTGGGTTAGTCAGTGGTTATATCGCTGGTAATCTGTTAAAAAAGCGTCTTTATTCTTTATGGGAAGCGACGATGAATTTAGAACGCGGTATGTTATCATATCGGGTACCTGAATTAGGATCAGACGAGATTGGCGAATTGGGATGGCAGTTGAATCGTCTTGCAGCTAAATGGGAAGGTCAGGTAGCATCATTACAACGACTCTCCACGCATAATGCAGAATTGCATGATCAGGTTAAAGTTGCCGCGGTGACAGAGGAACGCCAACGACTTGCACGTGAATTGCATGATGCAGTCAGTCAGCAATTGTTTGCTATCGCGATGACCACTGCTGCCATTAAGCGATTGATTGATAAAAATCCAAGTCGAGCAGCACAACAGATTGAATTGGTAGAGGAAATGGCAGCAGGAGCACAGGCAGAGATGAGAGCATTACTGTTACATTTGCGTCCTGCTACATTACAAAATAAATCGTTAGGTGAAGCGGTTGAGGAGCTGTTAGAAGAGTTAAAGATCAAGCATACATTGGATATTAATTGGGAAATCAGTAATATTGCCAACATCCCAAATGGCATTGAGGATCAGTTGTTTCGGATTTTGCAGGAAGCGTTATCTAACTCCTTGCGTCATTCCAGAGCACATAGCATTACAATAAAATTATTCACGCTACAAGGGCATGTACGTTTACGCATTGCGGATGATGGAATTGGCTTTGATCCAGATGGAGAAAAAATGACCTCATATGGGTTGGTGTCCATGCGTGAGAGGGTTGATGAAATCGGCGGTGCAATGGAGATTTACTCATCACCAGGCAATGGCACACAGATCGAAATACGCGTCCCGTTACTGCTGGACGTACACCCAAAAGGAGTAGATGGAGAGAATGATCCGGGTATTATTAGTAGATGA
- a CDS encoding PspA/IM30 family protein, giving the protein MSIFKRLRDVTVASVNNAIDSIEDPVVMLTQYMRDMEAEIGRVEVAVARQVAQEKKFRQQYEEANTLAGKRERQVMLALTEGEDELARRALLDQKTYESRALELKELLDSSSNAAQQMREKLAELKEEFYKMRAKKYMLMSRAQVARTQKQVNSYVTGMGVENAARGFHRMEEKVMQMEAEASMSGMYEDTEYHRSLKKLDKKDELDYELAKLKEKLAGKSVENREEVESATKN; this is encoded by the coding sequence ATGAGTATTTTTAAAAGACTGCGTGATGTAACGGTGGCTTCCGTAAATAATGCGATTGATTCCATAGAAGATCCGGTTGTTATGCTTACACAATACATGCGCGATATGGAAGCAGAGATTGGTCGAGTAGAAGTAGCGGTAGCTCGCCAGGTGGCACAGGAGAAGAAGTTCCGCCAACAATATGAAGAGGCGAATACCTTAGCAGGTAAACGTGAGCGTCAAGTGATGCTAGCTCTTACTGAAGGCGAAGACGAATTGGCTAGACGCGCTCTATTGGATCAAAAAACTTATGAATCACGTGCACTTGAATTAAAAGAACTATTAGATTCGTCTAGTAATGCTGCTCAGCAAATGCGTGAAAAATTGGCTGAACTAAAAGAAGAATTCTATAAAATGCGTGCTAAAAAATATATGTTAATGTCCAGAGCTCAAGTAGCTCGTACACAAAAACAAGTAAATTCTTATGTAACAGGCATGGGTGTTGAAAACGCGGCTCGCGGTTTCCATCGCATGGAAGAAAAAGTGATGCAGATGGAAGCAGAAGCTAGCATGAGCGGTATGTATGAGGACACAGAATACCATCGTTCATTGAAAAAGCTGGACAAAAAAGATGAATTAGATTATGAATTAGCAAAATTAAAAGAGAAGCTGGCAGGAAAATCCGTTGAAAATAGGGAAGAAGTAGAGTCAGCAACAAAGAACTAG
- the yhfH gene encoding protein YhfH, which yields MEKMTHFFATLGPKQCECCGQPITEQAESYMSECLDCSEKKYIIVEV from the coding sequence ATGGAGAAAATGACTCATTTCTTTGCTACATTGGGACCAAAACAATGTGAATGCTGTGGTCAACCGATTACAGAACAAGCAGAATCCTATATGTCCGAATGCTTGGATTGCTCCGAAAAGAAGTACATCATCGTAGAAGTTTAA
- a CDS encoding C40 family peptidase, translating to MRKFVCSILMTALLAVGGGSVFASSDSLDQTINPLYGVPYKAAGKSTSGFDCSGFTGYVFGALGAKLPASSSSQFDVGESVDREDLKPGDLVFFNTNGRNISHVGIYIGNNMFAHSETGIGVTKTSLDDPYYWSKKYVGAKRVAIPELED from the coding sequence TTGCGTAAGTTTGTGTGTTCCATACTAATGACTGCATTACTAGCCGTGGGTGGAGGTTCTGTATTCGCATCTTCCGACTCATTAGACCAAACCATCAATCCTTTGTATGGCGTACCTTACAAAGCAGCCGGTAAATCTACTTCAGGTTTTGATTGTTCCGGTTTTACCGGGTACGTGTTTGGGGCTTTAGGTGCAAAACTTCCAGCTTCTTCTTCTTCCCAATTCGATGTGGGAGAGTCAGTAGATCGAGAAGACCTAAAGCCGGGAGATTTAGTGTTTTTTAACACGAATGGCAGAAACATCTCACACGTAGGCATCTATATTGGAAACAATATGTTTGCTCACTCTGAAACAGGAATTGGAGTAACGAAGACAAGCCTTGATGATCCCTACTATTGGAGTAAGAAATACGTAGGTGCTAAACGTGTAGCAATTCCAGAATTGGAAGACTAA
- a CDS encoding class I SAM-dependent methyltransferase, whose translation MSDLLVFLRRFVSRPGQVGSVIPSSRYLSSLMMKNVPWEQVGHIAELGPGTGVFTRAILTQMKKDARFFIVERDPQFQQMLHHRFPQVPICSEAVRLSEYMNELNIPSLDAIVSGLPFAVFPEKLRSDILDCVVESLEPGGVFVTFQYSLQLKNELELRFSKVDIKFTPFNIPPAFVYVCKKR comes from the coding sequence ATGTCAGATTTGCTTGTGTTTCTGAGACGCTTTGTCTCACGGCCGGGACAAGTAGGGAGCGTTATCCCCAGTTCGCGTTATTTAAGTAGTCTAATGATGAAAAATGTTCCATGGGAGCAAGTAGGACATATTGCCGAATTGGGGCCAGGAACCGGTGTGTTTACACGTGCTATTCTTACACAGATGAAGAAAGATGCACGGTTTTTTATCGTGGAGCGTGATCCACAATTTCAACAAATGCTACATCATCGTTTTCCTCAGGTACCAATTTGCTCGGAAGCGGTAAGATTATCAGAGTATATGAATGAATTAAATATTCCCTCACTAGACGCCATTGTGTCTGGACTACCATTTGCTGTTTTCCCAGAAAAATTGCGTAGTGACATTTTGGATTGTGTGGTCGAGTCTCTTGAACCGGGTGGGGTGTTTGTTACCTTTCAGTACTCCTTGCAACTGAAGAATGAGCTTGAATTGCGATTTTCAAAGGTTGATATTAAATTTACCCCATTTAATATCCCGCCAGCTTTTGTATATGTATGTAAGAAAAGATAA
- a CDS encoding response regulator, which yields MIRVLLVDDHEMVRMGLASYLSTEDDIEVVGEASSGEEGVRLVEEMQPDVVLMDLVMEGMGGIEATRKVREVLPQTKVIVLTSFIDDEKVYPVIEAGAFSYLLKTSRASEIVKAIRAAVDGEPVLESRVASKIMARFRTGAQTPAHQQLTPRELEVLLLIGQGKSNQEIADELIIGIKTVKTHVSNVLSKLGVEDRTQAAIYVHKHQLH from the coding sequence ATGATCCGGGTATTATTAGTAGATGATCATGAGATGGTACGTATGGGACTCGCTTCTTATTTATCCACAGAGGATGATATAGAAGTAGTAGGAGAGGCTTCAAGTGGGGAAGAGGGTGTACGTCTGGTAGAGGAAATGCAACCAGATGTCGTACTCATGGATTTAGTCATGGAGGGCATGGGAGGTATCGAGGCAACTAGGAAAGTTCGGGAAGTGTTGCCTCAGACGAAGGTTATTGTACTTACCAGCTTTATTGACGATGAAAAAGTGTATCCGGTTATTGAGGCAGGAGCATTTAGTTATCTGTTAAAAACCTCCCGTGCCTCCGAAATTGTAAAAGCTATTCGTGCAGCGGTAGATGGTGAGCCTGTACTGGAGTCACGAGTAGCGAGCAAGATCATGGCACGTTTTCGTACAGGTGCGCAGACGCCAGCGCACCAGCAATTGACACCGCGTGAATTGGAGGTACTGTTGCTGATCGGGCAGGGAAAATCGAATCAAGAGATCGCAGATGAATTAATAATTGGAATTAAAACGGTTAAGACGCATGTAAGTAATGTTTTATCAAAACTAGGTGTAGAAGATCGGACACAAGCGGCTATTTATGTACATAAACATCAATTACATTAA
- a CDS encoding response regulator transcription factor yields the protein MKDHIFVVDDNQEIVDLLQDILENEGFDVSHANSGEEALAKLDSGLTPNLILLDIMMPQMSGYELCAQIRREREMPIIFLSAKGKPVDKVVGLEIGADDYITKPFDTEELLARIRAHLRRYDRLRKLTAQNEQLDKEAGNSALTILKFKGLEIHKETYSVYVGENKIDLSTKEFQLLTFLAENPGIVFTREQIYDRVWGYGYGSLNTVTVHIKNLREKLEIERTFIKTQWGTGYVFIGERI from the coding sequence TTGAAAGATCATATTTTTGTTGTGGACGATAACCAAGAGATTGTCGATCTGCTCCAAGACATCCTTGAGAATGAAGGTTTTGACGTTTCTCATGCAAATAGTGGAGAAGAAGCACTTGCAAAGCTAGATAGTGGGTTAACTCCCAATCTCATTTTGCTTGATATTATGATGCCACAAATGAGCGGGTATGAACTGTGCGCGCAAATTCGTCGTGAACGGGAAATGCCAATCATTTTCTTAAGTGCAAAAGGTAAACCAGTAGATAAAGTAGTTGGACTAGAAATTGGTGCTGATGACTATATCACCAAGCCTTTTGATACAGAAGAATTGCTGGCTCGCATTCGTGCTCACCTTCGTCGCTATGACCGTTTGAGAAAATTAACTGCTCAAAATGAACAACTAGATAAGGAAGCAGGAAATTCAGCTCTCACCATCTTAAAATTTAAAGGGCTAGAAATTCATAAGGAAACCTACTCTGTCTATGTAGGAGAAAATAAAATTGATTTGTCTACAAAAGAATTTCAATTGCTAACCTTCTTAGCAGAGAATCCAGGTATTGTTTTTACCCGAGAACAAATCTATGATCGCGTATGGGGCTATGGGTATGGCTCACTTAATACTGTTACGGTACATATTAAGAACCTACGTGAAAAACTAGAAATAGAACGTACATTTATTAAAACACAATGGGGAACTGGTTACGTCTTTATCGGGGAGCGTATCTAA
- a CDS encoding YneF family protein, translating to MWYNWVIPIVTLLAGLAGGFYGGVHYLKKQVANMQMDEKQIQTMARSMGMNLNQKQLKQMSRNMKNMKMPNTKFPKPKSK from the coding sequence ATGTGGTACAACTGGGTTATTCCAATTGTTACGCTACTCGCAGGTTTAGCTGGTGGGTTCTATGGTGGAGTTCACTATCTTAAAAAGCAAGTAGCCAACATGCAAATGGATGAAAAACAAATTCAAACCATGGCACGTTCTATGGGTATGAATTTAAATCAAAAGCAGCTAAAACAAATGAGCCGCAACATGAAAAACATGAAAATGCCGAACACAAAATTCCCTAAACCTAAGTCAAAATAG
- a CDS encoding sensor histidine kinase, which yields MKISNKILLAFLAVIMIHILAYRFVFQNIIVDQLKTDRHEQFLLGKEVAERVSFNEVIRRSLFKDPNELKELTKQLPEDLMYTIVVEDESGNAITTKTSEAYNAKGKGSKKVIAEYSIDRSAPVEGRTVVRFYTDDYDILASKGVTMIIVYIYVSLIFIGIILFIVVIRWILRPVNELSRVTQEIKMGKRDVAFSYQSTDEFGQLFRYFDDMVEELTFVEERQQELMAAIAHDFRTPLTTIKGYASYIASGRVTDLERIQKQMAKIEEKALDLENLLDELQDHNQWMGRFPLNLTRIHIRTFASNIAEEYATRLEQSPISFSSKFRVSDSLHMEADEQKLRRVLENLLNNAIHYNKPDGSILFTCDMGNNEVSFSVIDKGDGIAEEDLSKIFTKFYRAEKSRNRNSGGTGLGLTICQRLVERHAGKITVSSQLGIGSAFTVTIPLKQKKTPPDKPLPQD from the coding sequence GTGAAAATCAGCAATAAAATACTGCTCGCCTTTTTAGCTGTCATCATGATTCATATTTTGGCGTACCGCTTTGTCTTTCAAAACATTATTGTGGATCAGCTTAAAACAGATCGCCACGAGCAGTTTTTGCTGGGAAAAGAAGTGGCCGAGCGAGTCAGCTTTAATGAAGTGATTCGTCGTTCCTTGTTTAAAGATCCCAATGAATTAAAAGAATTAACTAAACAGTTGCCTGAAGACTTGATGTACACGATTGTAGTGGAAGATGAAAGTGGCAATGCCATTACCACGAAAACCTCAGAAGCCTATAATGCTAAAGGCAAAGGATCGAAAAAGGTAATAGCAGAGTATTCCATTGATCGTAGTGCTCCTGTAGAAGGTAGGACTGTTGTTCGTTTCTATACAGATGATTATGATATCCTTGCTTCAAAAGGGGTTACCATGATCATTGTGTATATTTATGTTAGCTTAATTTTCATAGGTATTATTCTATTTATTGTGGTCATTCGTTGGATACTACGTCCTGTTAATGAACTTTCTCGTGTTACCCAGGAAATTAAGATGGGTAAACGTGATGTTGCCTTTTCTTATCAATCTACTGATGAATTTGGGCAACTATTCCGCTACTTCGACGACATGGTAGAAGAACTCACTTTTGTTGAAGAACGACAACAAGAATTGATGGCCGCTATTGCCCATGATTTCCGTACACCTTTAACCACGATTAAAGGATATGCATCTTATATTGCCTCAGGTCGTGTTACCGATCTTGAGCGCATACAGAAGCAAATGGCCAAGATAGAAGAAAAGGCACTTGATTTGGAAAATTTATTAGATGAGTTGCAGGACCATAATCAATGGATGGGTCGCTTTCCACTCAATCTAACTCGCATTCATATTCGAACGTTTGCTAGCAACATCGCTGAGGAATACGCCACCCGTCTGGAACAAAGTCCCATCAGCTTCTCTAGTAAATTCCGTGTTTCTGATTCATTACATATGGAAGCGGATGAACAAAAACTACGACGTGTTTTAGAAAATCTATTAAATAACGCCATACATTATAATAAACCTGATGGAAGTATCCTGTTTACCTGTGATATGGGAAACAATGAAGTGAGCTTCTCTGTCATTGATAAAGGGGATGGAATCGCGGAAGAAGATTTATCTAAGATCTTCACCAAATTCTATCGGGCTGAAAAATCACGTAATCGCAACAGTGGTGGTACAGGACTAGGATTAACAATCTGCCAGCGACTTGTCGAACGTCATGCTGGAAAAATTACTGTGAGTAGCCAGTTAGGTATAGGCAGTGCCTTTACAGTAACCATACCTCTTAAACAGAAAAAAACACCTCCTGATAAGCCGTTACCACAGGATTAG